The genomic segment TTCATGATACCACCGAAGGACTCCCTCGATGCGCCGAGGCGCCACTTCTTAGGAACGTCCCGGTTCTTAGTGCCGATGCCGCGGCCTTCGAGTATATTCAGTAGGATGGCCGACTCGACGTCCCGACAGATGGGCCGCGCCGCCGCGGTCATGATGGCCTCGGTCTTCCTGAGCCGCCTCCTCGGCTACGCGCGGGACGCGGTGATCGCCTATCAGCACGGGGCGACCCCGGAGACCGACGCCTACTTCGCCGCCTTCACGATCCCCGACTTTCTGAACTACCTGCTGGCCGGCGGCGCCCTCTCGATCACCTTCATCCCGATCTTCTCCCGGTACCTCGCGGAGGGGCGGGAGGAGGAGGGATACCGCTCCTTCTCCGCGATCGCGACCGTGATGGGGCTCGCGATGCTCTTCTTCATCATCCTCGGGGAGTTTCTCGCCGAACGGCTGGTCCCGTTCATCGCCCCGGGCTTCCCCCCCGACCAGGTCGCCACGGCCGTGCGGCTCACCCGGATCGTGCTCCCGGCCCAGGCCTTCTTCTACCTGGGGGGTCTCCTCATGGCGGTCCAGTACTCCCGGAACCGTTTTTTCCTCCCGGCCCTCGCGCCTCTTGTCTACAACGCCGGGATCATCGCCGGGGGGCTTGCGCTGGGGCGCACCCACGGGATGGAAGGGTTCGCCTGGGGGGTCCTCGCCGGCTCCTTCCTCGGGAACTTCGTGATCCAGGCGGCCGGCGCGTGGCGGACGGGGCTCTCCTTCTCCCCCCGGTTCGACCTGCAGGACCCTGGGCTGCGGGAGTTCGTGCGCCTGTCGATCCCGATCATGCTCGGCTTCTCCCTGGTGGTGGTCGACGAGTGGATGATCCGGATCTTCGGCTCCTTCCTGGTCGCGGGGGCGATCACCTGGCTGAACAACGCCCGGCGCCTGATGCAGGTGCCGATCGGAGTGTTCGGGCAGGCCTCCGGGGTCGCCTCCTACCCGTTCCTCTCCGCCCTCGCGGCGCGGGGGGAGCGGGAGGCCCTCTGGGACACCCTGTCGCTCACCCTCCGGTGGGTCTTCCTCGTCTCCTGCCTCGCCGCGGCGGTATTCGGGGTCCTCTCCCGGGAAGTGGTGCTGGTCGTCTTCAAGCGGGGGGCGTTCCGGATCGAGGACACCCTTCAGACCGCCTCCGCCCTGGCGGTCTTCTCGATCGGGATCCCCTTCTGGTGCGCGCAGACGATCGTGGCGCGGGGGTTCTTCGCCATGAAGGACACCTGGACCCCCACCCTGGTCGGCACCGGGGCATGGCTTGCCACGATCCCGGCCTACTACCTGCTGACCCAGAGGATGGGGGTCCGCGGTCTGGCGCTGGCCGGCACCGGGGGGATCCTCCTCTACGCGATGGTCCTCTACGGAATCCTGATGGCGAAGACCGTGGGAAGGAAAGGGCTCTCCGAGATCCGGGAATATCTCAAGCTGGCGCTCGCCGGGGGAGGCGCGGCCTGGGTCGGAAGCCTCCTCCTCGACCGGCTCTCCCGGTATTTTTCCTGGGAATCGCTGCCGGGGTCGCTCGTCCGCCTGGCGGCCGGAGGGGCGGGGATCGCGGCGGCCTACTATCTCATCGGGCGGCTTCTGCGCAGCGGGACGGTCCGGTCGATCCGGCGGAGGGGCGACATCCTCCGTCCCCCCCGGGTTGCCGGCTCCCCCGGTGCGGCGGCCCCGGGCGCCGGTCCCCCGCCCTTTACAGGCGAATGAAGGTGTCCTCCCCGTCCAGCGCCCGCGAGAGCACCTCCCGGTCCGCCACGTTGAAGCCGACCCGGCAGTCCCGGCGTCCGAACAGCGACTTCGTCCCGCCGACGACCGCCACCCGGGCCAGCTCGATCCGCCGGGTCCGAAGCCCCAGCGCCTTCTTCCCCCACTGGCGGATCTTGAGGAGGAACAGCCCGACCCCGACCTTCTTCGCCCTCCCCGCGCAGACGACCCCGACGATCCGGACCGGCTCTTCGCTCCCGGCCCCGACATGGGCGCGCACCTCGGAGAGCGCCCTCCCCGTGGAGCGGGCGACCACCACGGCGTACCCCCGCTCCCCGGCCATCCGGCCGATCTCCTCCTGCTCCGCCCGGGAAAGGCAGAACGGCAACAGCAATACCTTGCGCATCGGTCCCTTCGAAACGTGCCGGAATGAACCCCGGCATGATATCCCGATCGCCGTTCGCCGGGAACCGCTTTTCGGAGCCGCCCGATGATCCGCCGGATCACGGAGCGGCTCCTGCTCGTCGAGGGGGGAAAGGGGGGCCGGTACCCCTACTCCCACTCGCTCTACGTCCGGGACGGAGGGGGGATCCTCGTAGACTGCGGATCGGACCTCGAGGAGATCCGCAGGCTCCGGGAGCGGGAGGGGCTCTCCGCGATCCTTTTGACCCACTACCACGAGGACCATTTCCTCTTCCTGCGCGAGTTCCCGGAGGTGGAGGTGTGGGCCTCGGAGGAGGACGCGCCGGCGCTGGAGTCGCTCCCGGTCCTGCTCTCCTGGTACGGCGTGGCCGGGACGGAATCGGAGGAGTTCTTCCGCGACCTGCTCGTCGGGAAGTTCCACTTCGAGCCGCGCCGCGTGTCCCGGCGGATCTCCGACCGGGAGCGGATCCGGTTCGGCCGGAACCTGGAGGCGGTCGCGATCGTCGCCCCCGGCCACACCCCCGGGCACCTCTGCCTCCACTTTCCCTCCGAAGGGGTCCTCTTCCTGGCCGACTACGACCTCTCCGCCTTCGGACCCTGGTACGGCGACGAGCCGGGAGACATCGGGCAATTCCGGGAGTCGGCGAGGATGCTCGCGGACATCGGCGCGAAGATCCACCTCGTCTCCCACGAGGAGCCGGTCCACCCGGGGGATATCTCCCGGAAGGTGGAGGAGTATCTCTCGGTGATCGACCGGCGGGAGGAGACGCTGCGGGAATTTCTCGCGGAGCCCCGGACGATGGAGGAGATCGTCGACCGGCGGATCGTGTACGGGGAGGGGCGCGACGGCCCCTGGTTCGACTACGGGGAGCGGGCCCTCATGGGGAAACATCTCGCGGGGATGATCTCCCGCGGGGAGGCGGTCCTCTCCGGGAGCCGATACGGGAGGGCCGGGGGGTAGCCGGGAAGCCGCCTCCCGGGGCCTCCCGTCCCTACTTCCCCTTGAGCGCTGCGTTGAGTTCCCGGCAGACCTGCTTCGGATCGAGTCCCTTGTGCCAGGAGGTGTAGATGACCGTTTCCTTCTGGTTCGACCGGCACTGCATGCACTCCTCCCCGAACAGCTCCCGGATCTTTTCCCGCGCGGCCGGGTACTCCTTCAGGATATCCCCCAAGAACATCTCCGGCCGGATCGGCCCGTCCTTCGTCATTTCCGCTTCCTCCCCCCGCCCTTCGTTCCGGTCTTTCCGCTGAGTATACCAGGTATCCCGGGGCTCCCCTCGGCCCCTTCCGTCTCATACAGGTAGAAGGTCCCCGAGCCGAACGCCACGACCTCCCCCTCGCCGTTGCGGATCTCGACGGTCCCCGACGCGATCGTGCTCCCCAGGCGCTGGACGGTCCCGTAGGCGGTGACGGTCCCCGAGAAGACCGGCTTCAGAAAATTCACCTTGTACTCGACCGTCGTCATCCGGGAGGAGAGCGGCATGACGCTGCGGATCGCGGTCGCCACCGACATGTCGACCAGCGCCCCCATCACCCCCCCGTGGAGCGTCCCGAACGAGTTGCGCAGGATCGGGCGGATCCGGCAGGCCATCACGCTCTTGCCACCCTCCGCCGACAGCAGCCGCATCCCCATCAGCTTCACGAAGGGGAACGTGTTCACCCGCTCCCTGTAGAACCGCACGTCGAACTTCTTCATCCCGCCTCCTTCACGTCATCCTGTTCAAACAGCACCGGGCCCCCTTGCTCGCGGGGGGAATCCTCTCGGCTACGCTCGCGATCTCCGCCCGCTCGCTGCCGTTCCGCTCGCCGGAATTGGCGCCCTGTTGTGGGGACACTCCTCTCCCGCATCCCGGAGAAACCAGGAATGTCCCCGCCGCCTCGTGGACTCCCCCCGCATCGCTGCGGGTCCCCGGCCGGCGTGTGCGGCGGGGAAAGGCACCCTCGGGACGGGGCGCATCACAGGTGGAGCAAGCCGAAGGAGGGGGGTTGAGCGGAGATAAAAAGAAGTTCCGACAGCGGAGGGCAGTCGGAGCGAAGCCCCCCTCCTAGGCTGCGGAGCCAATGTCGCCCCCCCTCCCCCGCAAGCCAGGGTCCTCCACGGCATCCGGTACGTCTGGGCCTCCTCACCCCTGCACCTTCGCGTCGGCCCGGTCGTAGTGGGAGAACTTCATCATGAAGGTCCCCCGCCCCTGGGAGAGGGAGCGCAGGGAGGTCACGTAGCCGAACATCTCCTTGAGGGGGACCAGGGCGGAGAGGAGGCTCGCCTCCTTCCGGCGGTCCACCAGCGTGATCCTCCCCCGGCGGGCGTTGACGTCGCCGATCACCCCCCCCGTGAACTCGTCGGGGACGTTTACCTCTACCGCCATGAGCGGCTCCAGCAGGTAGGGCTTCCCGTTCCCGTAGGCGGCGAGGAAGGCCCGGACCGCCGCCACCTTCGCGGCGAGCGGGATGGCCGTCCCGGAAAGGAATTCCACCCGTTCGACCTCCACCGAGAGGTCGTCCACCGGGTAGCCGAGGACCCCGGTGAAGGCCCCCTCCCGGATCCCCTCCTCCACACCGTCGGCCGCCTCCCGCGACAGCTCGAGCATCCGGAGCCGGTCCGACACCCGGATGCCCGATCCCCTCGGACCCGGGAAGACTTTCAAGGCGATCTTCACGCTTACCAGCCGCTCCGCGATCTCCCGCTCGAACACCGTCTCCGCCGCACCCGGTTCGCTCACCGTCTCCCGGTAGACCACCTGCGGCTTCCCCGTCCGCACGACCAGCCCGAACTCCCGCTCCAGCCGGTCGACGAGGATCTCGAGGTGAAGTTCCCCCATCCCGGAGAGGACGATCTGCCCCGTGTCGGCATCGTCCTTCGTCGCCAGGGTCGGGTCCTCCTCCACCATCTTTCCGATCGCCTCCCGGAGCCGGTCCATCTCCCGCAGAGCCCTCGGCTCGACGACGACCGAGACCACCGGCTTGCGGATGTCGATCGCCTCGAACAGGATCGGCGCCGCCGGGTCGCAGAGGGTGTCCCCCGTCCGTGCGCTCTTGACCCCCCGGGCCCCGACGATCTCCCCCGCCTGCGCCTGCGCGATCCGCTCCCTCTTCCCGGCATGGATCCGGAAGAGGCGGGCCAGCCGCTCCTCCCCTCCGGCCGAGGCGTTATGCACCAGCTGCCCCTCGGACACCTTCCCGGAGTAGACCCGAAGGTACACCGTTCTCCTCCCCTCCTCGATCTTCACCTTGAAGGCCAGGGCGGAGAAGGGCGCGTCGGGGGAGGGGTCGCGGGTCGCGGGAACTCCGGTCCGCGGGTCGTCCCCGGACGCGGGGGGCACCTCCCTGGGGGAGGGGAGATAGTGCACGATTCCGTCCATCGCCGGCTGGATCCCCTTGTTGCGCAGCGCCGCCCCCGCGAAGACCGGGAAGAAGCGGACCTCGATCGTCCCCTTGCGGATCGCACGGCGAAGCATCTCCGCCGGAACCGGCTCTCCCGCGAGATAACTCTCCGCGACCGCATCGTCGGCGTCCGCCGCCGCCTCGAGAAGCGCCTCCCGGTACCGGGCGACCCCGGCGGTCTCCTCCTCCGTCAAGGGGTTCCTCGACACGGTCGCCCCCTGGTCCTCCCCGGAAAAGGCCACCCGTTCCATCGTCACCAGGTCGGCCACGGCGGTGCACTCGCCCCCGGAAAACAGGGGCACGGTCGCCGCGACCCCGCGGGCGGAAAGCTTGCTCCCCATCTCCGAAAGGACCCTGTCGAAATCGGCCCCCGGCCTGTCCAGCTTGTTCACGAAGGCGAGCCGGGGGATCCTGTGGCGGTCCGCCTGCCTCCAGACCACCTCGGACTGCGGCTCGACCCCTCCCACGGCGCAGAAGATCGCGACCGCGCCGTCCAGCACGCGCAGCGACCTCTCCACCTCGATCGTGAAGTCGACATGCCCCGGGGTGTCGATCAGGTGGACCTCGGCGTCCATCCAGGCGAACTGGGTCACGGCCGCGGTGATCGTGATCCCCCGCTCCCGCTCCTGCGGAAGGTAATCCATCTGGGAGTCGCCGTCGTGCACCTCTCCCATCTTGTGGCTCACCCCGGAGTAGAAGAGGAGCCGTTCGGTGAAGGTCGTCTTTCCGGCGTCGATGTGGGCGATGATCCCGATGTTGCGGACCCGGTCGATTCCCGCCACGTCACCCTCCCCTGGCGGCGCGGGCCGGCGGACTTCCCCGGAACAGGTTGAAGGAGGTGGTCCCGGGGATGGCGCGGTCGGCGAAGAGGGCATCGAGGACCTGACGGACCCGGTCGGCCGGCAGGCCCCGCAGATCGGCGTAGAAGTCCCGGATCCCGGCGGCGCGGATCTCGTGAAGGGAGCCCGAGGCCGAAAAGGGACGGGCCGGCAGGACCGATGAGCCGCGATCGGCGGTCTCCACGCGGAACTCCTCCCCCCGGGGGCTGGTGACCGTCCCCCCGCGGACTCCGGACGACGGGAGGATCCGGGAGACCATCAGGGGGAGCGACCCGTAGGCCACGGCGATCCCCAGCTCGTGCAGGAATTTTCCGACCGCGCGCAGGGAGGCGAGGTCCGCCTCGACCGGCAGCACCATCCTGGAAACCCCCATCGAGGAGAGCTCCGCCAGCGCGCCGGTGTTGCCGGCGTACAGGTAGTGGTCGCTCACCAGGAACAGCTCCCTCCTCGGATGGAACTCCTCGAAGAGCCGGAAATGGCCGACGTCGGACAGGAACCAGCCCCGGAACCCCTTTTGGACCGCCTCCCGGACCGTCCGCCGCAAGAAGGGGGCGTCCTCTTCCAGGAGCGGGGCCGAAAGCCGGAAGCAGATCCGGTCCCGGACTCCGCGGACCGCCGCCACGGGGTCCCGGGCCGCCGCTTTCGTGAACTCGACGACCGGCACGACCATGGGGTCCCGCGGAAGATGCTCGAGCTGGTCCGCGGTGCAGCCCGCGAAAAACAGCGTCGGGAGGGTCTCCTGCCGGCTCCCCGTTACCCGGAGTGTGGGAAGGATGGAGAGGCGGAGCTTTTTCCCCTCCAGGTAGAACTCCTTGTCGAAGCTCCGGGCCGCCCGCAGGAACATCTCCGTGAGGTCCCGCCAGGAGGCGCCGGACCCCCGTCCCTCCACGAGGATCTCCCCCGCCGGCAGGTCGGACCGGTATGCGGCGCGCAGCCGCTCTCCCGCGTCCGGGGGGATCCCCTCCCCGGACCGCCCGCCGCTCCCCGCGATCCGGAACAGCGATTGCCGGCGCATCGCCCCGAAGGAGGCGTCCACCCGCACGGCTCCCTCCCCCGCCTGGACGCGGAACCGGACCCCTTCCGGAACCCGGCTCTCCATCTCCCGCTTCGCGGACCTGGTGAACTCCCCGCGCCCTCCCGTTCCCACGCGGAAGAGGAGGTCCCCCGTCGACACCGGGAAGGGGACCTGGACGCGGAACCCTCCCTCCTCCTCCCGGAGCGAGAGCGCGGTGAACCCCCTCCCGGAGCCCTCGGCCCGGAACTGGACGCGGAGCCGGTCCCCCCGGGAGGGAGCGGTTTCGCCCCGGACCCGGATCCACCCCTCCCCCGCCTCCAGGACCTGCCCGAGCGGCTCTCCCACGTTTCCGGTGCCTCCCCCCGCGGCGACCTCCGAGGGATCCGCCCCTCCGACCAGCCCGGGCGTCCGCTCTCTCCCGAGCACCCCCTCGAGGATCCGCATCCCCTCGAGGACCGCCTCCTGCGGCTGCCCCTCCCGGATCCGGTCGAGCGCGGCGCGGTAGGCCGACACCACCCCGGCGACATATTCGGCCCCCCGCATCCGCCCCTCGATCTTGAAGGCGGCGAACCCCAGGGGAACCAGCTCCGGGAGGATCTGCATGAGCGACAGGTCGCGGGTGGAGAAGATCGCCTCCTCCCCGGCGGGGTGGCCGTAGAGGCGGCGGCAGGGCTGGACGCAGGCGCCCCGGTTCGCGCTTTTCCCCCCCAGGGAGGAGGAGAAGAAGCATTTCCCGGAATAGGAGTAGCACATCGCCCCGTGCACGAAGATCTCGACTCCCGCCCGGGAACGGGAAACGATCCGCCGGACCTCGGGAAGGAAGAGGTGCCTCTCCAGGATGACCCGCTCCGCTCCGAGGCGGGCGAACCGGTCCGCAGCCGCGAGCGAGGAGCATCCCGCCTGCGTGCTCACATGGAACGGGATCGACGGGAAGAACTCCCGGAGGATCCGCAGCAGTCCGAGATCGGCCACGATCACCCCGTCCGGGGAGAGAGGAGCCACCTGGTGCAGGAGGGAGATCGCCTCCGGCAGTTCCGTCTCCGTGAGCACCGTGTTCATCGCCAGGTAGATCCGCACGCCGCGGTCGCGGGCATGCGGCAGGATGCGGCAGTAGTCGTCGAAGGTGAAGTTCTCCGCCCTCTCGCGGGCGCTGAAACGCTGAAACCCCAGGTAGACCGCGTCGGCGCCCGCCTCGGCGGCGGCGAAGTAGGCTTCCACGGAGCCGGCGGGGGCCAGAAGCTCCGGGAACGGACGCTTCCCGGGCCCGGCCGGCCCGCGGGAAGGGCGGTCCGGCCTTTTTCTTCCCGAAAATCTTTTTTTCGCGTTCGCCGACGACAACGAGTCCACCCCCACTGCAGGCTGCAAACCCTTGTCCCCCTTGGGAATCGGGGGCATTTCGTTTGACATTCATCATACATCCGATAGACTGGCCGGAAAACAACGATCCGCGCGGATGCGGAAAAAAACGGTTCCGGAGGATGCAGGATGGGTTGGATTCCCGCGATCGTCGCCGTGGTGGTCGTCGCCTGGTTCGTCGGAACCTACAACTCCCTGGTCAGGCTGCGGAACCAGTTCCGGAACGCCTGGCACCAGATCGACGTCCAGCTCAAGCGGCGGTACGACCTGATCCCGAACCTGGTCGAGGTGGTCAAGGACTACATGTCCTACGAGCAGGAGACGCTCACGAAGGTGATCGAGGCCCGCGGCGCCGCCATCTCGGCCCGGGGAGCTTCGGAGCAGGGGAAGGCGGAGAACCTCCTGACCGAATCGCTGAAGAGCCTCTTCGCGGTGGTCGAGCGGTACCCCGAGCTCAAGGCGAACCAGAACGTCGCATCGCTCCAGGAGGAGCTGACCGGCACCGAGAACAAGATCTCCTTCGCCCGCCAGTTCTACAACGACTCGGTGATGACCTACAACAACCGGATCCAGTCGATCCCCGCGAACGCCATCGCATCGGTCTTCGACTTCTCCCCCGCGGAGTACTTCGAGGGGGGAGAGGAATCCCGCACGGTGCCGAAGGCGGACCTGCGGTAGGATCCGGGGCCCGCCCCGCATGTCCGCTCCCCCGATGCTCTCCTTCTACGAGGCGGCGGCGAAAAATCTCCGGAGGTCCCGGTTCCTCTTTCTGATCCTGTTCCTCCTCTTTTTCGCCCTCGGATCGGCGATCGGGAACGCCTACGGAAACGCCGGGTACGGGGTGGCGCTCGCCCTGATCCTCTACGCGATCCTCGCCGCGACCGCCTGGTTCAGCGGATCCTCGATCGTCCTCTCGATCCACGGGGCGCGGGAGGCGGACCCGGCCGAGCACCGACGGCTGCTGAACGTGGTCGACGAGATGCGGATCGCCTCCGGCCTTCCGATGCCCCGGGTGTACCTGATGGAAAGCGGGGGAATGAACGCGTTCGCCGCCGGCAGGAGACCCCGGGAGGCGGCGGTGGCGGTGACGACCGGGCTCCTGGACGGGCTGAACCGGGAGGAGCTGCAGGGGGTGATCGCCCACGAGATGGCCCACATCAAGAGCCGGGACACCCTCTACTACATCTGCGCCGCCGTCCTGGTGGGCTCGATCGCCCTGCTGGCCGACATGTTCCTGCGGGGAACCTTCTTCGGGGGACGCAGGCGGGCGGGGGGAGGAAGCGGCCGTGGAAGCGCCGCCTTCGTCCTCCTCGGGCTCCTCTTCGCCCTCCTGGCCCCCCTCGCGGCGAAGATCCTCCAGATGAGCATCTCCCGGCAGCGGGAGTACCACGCCGACGCGGAGGCGGCCGGGTTCACCAGGAACCCATTGGGGCTCGCCTCGGCGCTCGAGAAGATCGCCCTGGTCGGAAGCGGAATCCCCGGGAGGAACCGGGGAACCCAGCACCTCTTCATCGTGAACCCGGTGCGGCGGTTCACCGAGGCTTCCACCGCCCTGTTTTCCACGCATCCCCCGACCGCGCTGCGCATCCAACGGTTAAGAGCGATGGCGGGGAAAGGAGGGTTCGGATGAGCCGGAACGTGACGATCTTCGGAAAGGACACCTGACCGTACACCAACGACGCTCGTAGGGACTACGAGAAAAGCGGCGCCCGGGTGGTCTACAGGAACGTCCAGAAGGACAAGTCCGCGATGAGCGAAATGCTGGCCCTTTCCAGGGGACGCCGCGACGTGCCGCTGATCGTCGAGGAGGGGAAGGTGACGGTCGGCTATGGGGGCTCCTGAGCCGTCTGAGGCGCGGCCGTGGGCCGCGCAGGAACCGGATCTCCAACCGCCACGGAGGAGCACATCGATGAAACTCAGCGAGGAAGCGCTCACGTACCTGAACCTGGGAATCCAGTCCGAGATCGCCGCCTACGTCTTCTACCGGAGGGCCTCGGAGAAGATCCCCGACGGGAAGCTCCGGAAGATCCTCGACGGGCTGGCGATGGACGAGAAGCACCATTTCCTCGTCCTGGAGGACGAATACGACCGCAACGTCCGCTCCGAAATGTGGGCCCCCTACAAGGATATCCTGGTCCGGGACGGGCTCCCCGAGATCGACGAGCTGGTCCAGGACACCCACAAGGAGCTGCTCAAGAAGATCGGAACCCTCAAGACTCCCCGGGAGGTCCTCCGGATGGCCCTCTCGCTGGAGCAGGAAGCCTACGACCTGTTCCACGGGGCCTCCGCGAAGGCCAAGGAGCCGGAAGTCAAGAAGGTGTTCGACCACCTCGCCGCGTTCGAACAGGGACATGTGAAGGCGATCGAGAAGGAGCTGGCCGCGCTGTAGCAGGCGTCGCCGCGGACCGGATTTCCGGGAAGGCCCGCGCGATCAGCTTCCGGGCCGCCCCCGGGAAGGGAACCTTTTCCAATTCCTCCGGGGAGATCCACCGCCACTCCCCTCCCTTCGGAGCGGCTCCGGCCCGCCGGAGGAAACGGACCGGGACCAGGGTGACCCGGAAATGGCTGTAGGCGTGCCGGACGGGAGGAAGCCTCTCCGGCGCGGCGATCGTCATCCCCCACCGGATCCGGATCTCCCGGACGAGAAACCTCTCGGGGGATTCGCCTTGGGCAGGCTCCCCGCCCGGGAACTCCCACATCCCCCCGAGCAGTCCCTCCGGGGGACGCCGGGCGATGAAGACCCTCCCCCTCCCGTCCAGGATCACGGCGGCGGCGGCGCTTCGATGGGGGATCTCCCTCCGCCTTCGTCTCGCCGGGATCCTCTCCTCCACTCCGTCCCGGCGTCCCTCGCACAGCGAGGCCAGCGGACAGATCGCGCACTTCGGAGCGCGGGGAAGGCAGACCATGGCCCCCAGATCCATCAGCGCAAGGGCGGTCTCCCGTCCCCGGCCGGGGAGGATCAGCCCCGCCGACGCATCCCAGAGAAGACGCACCGCCTCCGGGCGGGAGAGATCCTCCTGTACCGAGAGCAGGCGCGCGATGACCCGTTTCGCGTTCGCGTCGAGGATCGGGGCGTCCCGCCCGAAGGCGAGCGCCGCGATCGCGCCGGCGGTCGACCGTCCCACGCCCGGCAGCGACGAGAGCTCCTCCACCGTGGAGGGGACCCTCCCGCCGAACTCCCGCACGACCTCCACCGCCGCCCGGTGGAGGTTCCTCGCGCGGGCGTAGTAGCCCAGCCCCTCCCAGGCCTTCATCACGGCGTCGGGTGATGCGCCGGCCAGCGCCTCCACGGCGGGGAAGGCTCCCAGGAACCGCCGGTAGTAGGGGGCGACCGTCTCGACGCGTGTCTGCTGGAGCATGATCTCGGAGATCCAGACCCGGTAGGGATCCCGGGTTTCCCGCCACTCCATCTCCCTCGCGTTCGCGGAAAACCAGGCGAGGAGGCGCAGGGATATGGCTCCAAGCCGCGCGGCGGACGGCGCGATCCGGCCGTCGACGGCCCGCCGCTTCCGCCGGATCCTTTGCCTCTTCGTCACGGGAACATCGTATCGCGAAAAATGGAACGGGGGCCGAAGATCCGGCCCCCGGATGGGATCGCGGGAGGCGCCGGGAAGGCCGCCTCCCGCCTTCAGGAAATCGCCGATTCCCCTAGAACTTGTACCCGAAGTCGAGCGCCACCAGGTGCGCGTCGCCGGTCCATTTCCCGTTGAAGCCTGTCCCATAAGACGGAAAAGCCGGAGTCGTCTGATTGCTGACCGTTCTGTCCTTCTTGTCCACGTACATGTAGGCCAGGTCGATGGTCCAGTTGCTGATCTTGTATCCCGCTCCCGCTGTGTAGAAGAGCTTGTCGGCGTCGGGAAGCTCGGGCCCCATCGTGTCCGCGGGAGCCGGGTTCGGGTCGTAGCGGAAGCCGAGCCGAAGGGCGAGCGGATCGGTCACGCGGTATTCGCCGCCGACGTAGATCGCAACCACGTCCTTCCAGTCCTTCCGGCTGTTGGAATCGGGGAGAAGAGCCGTGTTGTTCCGGATATCGATGTCCAGGGATTTGTAGGAATGCCAGAAGGTCCAGTCGGCGTCCACCTCGACGGTCAACCGGTCGCGGACGTAGGCGACTCCCAGCGTCGCGGTCGCCGGCATATTGACCGTGGTGGACCCCTTGGTGTCGAACGTAGCGCCGCCGAACACGGCCTGCGCGGAGACCCCGCCCAGCGCAACCAATCCCGTGGAACTGATGTCCGTCAGCTTGACATCGCCGTCATCGATGTCGAGCTTGAAGTTGCTGCGGTAGGAAACCCCGATTTTCCAGGAATCCACCGGCGTCAGAAGAACTCCGAAGTTGTACCCCCAGGCGTCCCCGTCGCCTTCGAGATCGAGCTTGAAGATGTTTACCTGGGTGTCCCCGCCGGGAGCGTTATTGACGACCCCGGTCTTGGCCAGCTCCGCCTTGCCGTACATGTAGTTGATCCCGGCGCCCACCGACAGGACATCGTTCACCTTGTAGGCGACGGTAGGATTGACGACGACCGTCAACAGGTCGATCTTGGTGATCTGGTTCCGGAAGATGCTGCTGTCCCGGTCCTTGTACTCCTGCCCGAGGCCGAACGGCGCGAACACCCCGACGCCGTAGGCGAAGTTCGGAGAAACCTTCCTGGTGATGAAGGTATTCGGGACGAAGAAGTCGAGATCCTTCTGCGTCTCCGACCCCACGGTTGTTCCGCTCGCGCCGGACAGGGGCGTCGTGCCGGTGAAGGTCCCCCCGTTCTCCTTGATGTAGGTGATGCCGACTTTCGTGTTGACCCCTTCCAGTTGCAGGATTCCCGCCGGGTTGAAGTAGATCGCCGACGGGTCGTTCGCCTGGGCGGTGAAGGCGAATCCCATCCCCATCGCCTTCGCTCCCGCCTCGGGCAGCCGGAACCCCGACGCCATCGCCGATGTGGCGGTGAACATCAGCACGACAAGAAACGCCAAAACCCTCCCGATCCTCATCGCTTCCCCTCCTTGTGGGCTTCCCGCCCAGACGCTCGAAGTGGGTTCACCATAGCGTTTTGCCGGTCAGGACGCAACGGAATTTATCGTCCAACGGATTGAATA from the Deltaproteobacteria bacterium GWC2_65_14 genome contains:
- a CDS encoding murein biosynthesis integral membrane protein MurJ, with amino-acid sequence MGRAAAVMMASVFLSRLLGYARDAVIAYQHGATPETDAYFAAFTIPDFLNYLLAGGALSITFIPIFSRYLAEGREEEGYRSFSAIATVMGLAMLFFIILGEFLAERLVPFIAPGFPPDQVATAVRLTRIVLPAQAFFYLGGLLMAVQYSRNRFFLPALAPLVYNAGIIAGGLALGRTHGMEGFAWGVLAGSFLGNFVIQAAGAWRTGLSFSPRFDLQDPGLREFVRLSIPIMLGFSLVVVDEWMIRIFGSFLVAGAITWLNNARRLMQVPIGVFGQASGVASYPFLSALAARGEREALWDTLSLTLRWVFLVSCLAAAVFGVLSREVVLVVFKRGAFRIEDTLQTASALAVFSIGIPFWCAQTIVARGFFAMKDTWTPTLVGTGAWLATIPAYYLLTQRMGVRGLALAGTGGILLYAMVLYGILMAKTVGRKGLSEIREYLKLALAGGGAAWVGSLLLDRLSRYFSWESLPGSLVRLAAGGAGIAAAYYLIGRLLRSGTVRSIRRRGDILRPPRVAGSPGAAAPGAGPPPFTGE
- a CDS encoding translation elongation factor G produces the protein MAGIDRVRNIGIIAHIDAGKTTFTERLLFYSGVSHKMGEVHDGDSQMDYLPQERERGITITAAVTQFAWMDAEVHLIDTPGHVDFTIEVERSLRVLDGAVAIFCAVGGVEPQSEVVWRQADRHRIPRLAFVNKLDRPGADFDRVLSEMGSKLSARGVAATVPLFSGGECTAVADLVTMERVAFSGEDQGATVSRNPLTEEETAGVARYREALLEAAADADDAVAESYLAGEPVPAEMLRRAIRKGTIEVRFFPVFAGAALRNKGIQPAMDGIVHYLPSPREVPPASGDDPRTGVPATRDPSPDAPFSALAFKVKIEEGRRTVYLRVYSGKVSEGQLVHNASAGGEERLARLFRIHAGKRERIAQAQAGEIVGARGVKSARTGDTLCDPAAPILFEAIDIRKPVVSVVVEPRALREMDRLREAIGKMVEEDPTLATKDDADTGQIVLSGMGELHLEILVDRLEREFGLVVRTGKPQVVYRETVSEPGAAETVFEREIAERLVSVKIALKVFPGPRGSGIRVSDRLRMLELSREAADGVEEGIREGAFTGVLGYPVDDLSVEVERVEFLSGTAIPLAAKVAAVRAFLAAYGNGKPYLLEPLMAVEVNVPDEFTGGVIGDVNARRGRITLVDRRKEASLLSALVPLKEMFGYVTSLRSLSQGRGTFMMKFSHYDRADAKVQG
- a CDS encoding A/G-specific adenine glycosylase; this translates as MAPSAARLGAISLRLLAWFSANAREMEWRETRDPYRVWISEIMLQQTRVETVAPYYRRFLGAFPAVEALAGASPDAVMKAWEGLGYYARARNLHRAAVEVVREFGGRVPSTVEELSSLPGVGRSTAGAIAALAFGRDAPILDANAKRVIARLLSVQEDLSRPEAVRLLWDASAGLILPGRGRETALALMDLGAMVCLPRAPKCAICPLASLCEGRRDGVEERIPARRRRREIPHRSAAAAVILDGRGRVFIARRPPEGLLGGMWEFPGGEPAQGESPERFLVREIRIRWGMTIAAPERLPPVRHAYSHFRVTLVPVRFLRRAGAAPKGGEWRWISPEELEKVPFPGAARKLIARAFPEIRSAATPATARPAPSRSPSHVPVRTRRGGRTPS